A single genomic interval of Daucus carota subsp. sativus chromosome 1, DH1 v3.0, whole genome shotgun sequence harbors:
- the LOC108204912 gene encoding uncharacterized protein LOC108204912 isoform X1, with amino-acid sequence MSSTRSWFQKFQHREKNKDKSGTPTKREIEETTNSPMEDEPPSSATQQKVAAAKEYIENHYKAQMQCLQDRKERRWVLERKLADGDVPAEEQMNLLNFLEKKETEYMRIQRHKMGVDDFDLLTIIGSGAFGEVRICREKSTGHVYAMKKLKKSEMLRRGQVEHVKAERNLLAEVDSGCIVKLYCSFQDQEFLYLIMEYLPGGDMMTLLMRKDTLTEDEARFYVGQTVLAIESIHKHNYIHRDIKPDNLLLDRNGHMKLSDFGLCKPLDRSNFPDLSENENGDGKNSRTLAGGVQYNNKTSAPMRSQQEQLLHWKNNRRMLISVYSCSLNHPRDYLKYGFRSWQFELAGACYRKNGC; translated from the exons ATGAGTTCCACCAGAAGTTGGTTTCAGAAGTTTCAGCATAGAGAGAAGAACAAGGATAAATCCGGGACTCCTACGAAGAGAGAAATCGAGGAGACGACAAATTCTCCTATGGAGGATGAGCCACCATCCAGTGCTACACAACAGAAGGTAGCTGCTGCAAAGGAGTACATAGAGAACCATTACAAAGCTCAAATGCAGTGTTTGCAAGATAGAAAAGAGAG GCGCTGGGTCTTGGAGAGGAAACTGGCAGATGGCGATGTTCCTGCGGAAGAGCAAATGAATCTTTTGAATTTCTTAGAAAAAAAGGAGACAGAATATATGCGTATTCAAAGACATAAGATGGGTGTTGATGACTTTGATCTTTTAACAATAATAGGAAGTGGTGCATTCGGGGAG GTTAGAATATGTAGAGAAAAAAGTACAGGGCATGTATATGCCATGAAGAAGCTCAAGAAATCTGAAATGCTACGTAGAGGACAG GTGGAACATGTGAAAGCGGAAAGAAATCTCTTGGCTGAGGTTGATAGTGGCTGCATAGTTAAGTTATACTGTTCTTTTCAGGATCAAGAGTTTTTGTATCTTATAATGGAGTATCTTCCCGGGGGTGACATGATGACATTACTGATGCGAAAGGATACTTTGACAGAGGACGAAGCTAGGTTTTATGTTGGGCAAACTGTCCTAGCCATTGAATCAATTCACAAGCATAATTATATTCACAG GGATATTAAGCCTGACAACTTGCTTCTTGATCGAAATGGTCATATGAAGCTTTCAGACTTTGGGTTGTGTAAACCTCTGGACCGTAGTAACTTTCCAGATCTCAGTGAGAATGAAAATGGAGATGGAAAAAATTCAAGAACTTTGGCGGGAGGTGTTCAGTATAATAACAAAACTAGTGCCCCAATGAGGTCACAGCAGGAACAATTGCTACACTGGAAAAATAACAGAAGAATGTTG ATATCAGTCTATTCGTGTTCACTAAATCACCCAAGAG ATTATTTAAAGTATGGCTTTCGAAGCTGGCAGTTCGAACTCGCAGGGGCTTGTTACCGGAAAAATGGCTGTTAG
- the LOC108204912 gene encoding uncharacterized protein LOC108204912 isoform X3, translated as MSSTRSWFQKFQHREKNKDKSGTPTKREIEETTNSPMEDEPPSSATQQKVAAAKEYIENHYKAQMQCLQDRKERRWVLERKLADGDVPAEEQMNLLNFLEKKETEYMRIQRHKMGVDDFDLLTIIGSGAFGEVRICREKSTGHVYAMKKLKKSEMLRRGQVEHVKAERNLLAEVDSGCIVKLYCSFQDQEFLYLIMEYLPGGDMMTLLMRKDTLTEDEARFYVGQTVLAIESIHKHNYIHRDIKPDNLLLDRNGHMKLSDFGLCKPLDRSNFPDLSENENGDGKNSRTLAGGVQYNNKTSAPMRSQQEQLLHWKNNRRMLII; from the exons ATGAGTTCCACCAGAAGTTGGTTTCAGAAGTTTCAGCATAGAGAGAAGAACAAGGATAAATCCGGGACTCCTACGAAGAGAGAAATCGAGGAGACGACAAATTCTCCTATGGAGGATGAGCCACCATCCAGTGCTACACAACAGAAGGTAGCTGCTGCAAAGGAGTACATAGAGAACCATTACAAAGCTCAAATGCAGTGTTTGCAAGATAGAAAAGAGAG GCGCTGGGTCTTGGAGAGGAAACTGGCAGATGGCGATGTTCCTGCGGAAGAGCAAATGAATCTTTTGAATTTCTTAGAAAAAAAGGAGACAGAATATATGCGTATTCAAAGACATAAGATGGGTGTTGATGACTTTGATCTTTTAACAATAATAGGAAGTGGTGCATTCGGGGAG GTTAGAATATGTAGAGAAAAAAGTACAGGGCATGTATATGCCATGAAGAAGCTCAAGAAATCTGAAATGCTACGTAGAGGACAG GTGGAACATGTGAAAGCGGAAAGAAATCTCTTGGCTGAGGTTGATAGTGGCTGCATAGTTAAGTTATACTGTTCTTTTCAGGATCAAGAGTTTTTGTATCTTATAATGGAGTATCTTCCCGGGGGTGACATGATGACATTACTGATGCGAAAGGATACTTTGACAGAGGACGAAGCTAGGTTTTATGTTGGGCAAACTGTCCTAGCCATTGAATCAATTCACAAGCATAATTATATTCACAG GGATATTAAGCCTGACAACTTGCTTCTTGATCGAAATGGTCATATGAAGCTTTCAGACTTTGGGTTGTGTAAACCTCTGGACCGTAGTAACTTTCCAGATCTCAGTGAGAATGAAAATGGAGATGGAAAAAATTCAAGAACTTTGGCGGGAGGTGTTCAGTATAATAACAAAACTAGTGCCCCAATGAGGTCACAGCAGGAACAATTGCTACACTGGAAAAATAACAGAAGAATGTTG ATTATTTAA
- the LOC108204912 gene encoding uncharacterized protein LOC108204912 isoform X2 gives MSSTRSWFQKFQHREKNKDKSGTPTKREIEETTNSPMEDEPPSSATQQKVAAAKEYIENHYKAQMQCLQDRKERRWVLERKLADGDVPAEEQMNLLNFLEKKETEYMRIQRHKMGVDDFDLLTIIGSGAFGEVRICREKSTGHVYAMKKLKKSEMLRRGQVEHVKAERNLLAEVDSGCIVKLYCSFQDQEFLYLIMEYLPGGDMMTLLMRKDTLTEDEARFYVGQTVLAIESIHKHNYIHRDIKPDNLLLDRNGHMKLSDFGLCKPLDRSNFPDLSENENGDGKNSRTLAGGVQYNNKTSAPMRSQQEQLLHWKNNRRMLEKNSEILILHKIKIIHFAC, from the exons ATGAGTTCCACCAGAAGTTGGTTTCAGAAGTTTCAGCATAGAGAGAAGAACAAGGATAAATCCGGGACTCCTACGAAGAGAGAAATCGAGGAGACGACAAATTCTCCTATGGAGGATGAGCCACCATCCAGTGCTACACAACAGAAGGTAGCTGCTGCAAAGGAGTACATAGAGAACCATTACAAAGCTCAAATGCAGTGTTTGCAAGATAGAAAAGAGAG GCGCTGGGTCTTGGAGAGGAAACTGGCAGATGGCGATGTTCCTGCGGAAGAGCAAATGAATCTTTTGAATTTCTTAGAAAAAAAGGAGACAGAATATATGCGTATTCAAAGACATAAGATGGGTGTTGATGACTTTGATCTTTTAACAATAATAGGAAGTGGTGCATTCGGGGAG GTTAGAATATGTAGAGAAAAAAGTACAGGGCATGTATATGCCATGAAGAAGCTCAAGAAATCTGAAATGCTACGTAGAGGACAG GTGGAACATGTGAAAGCGGAAAGAAATCTCTTGGCTGAGGTTGATAGTGGCTGCATAGTTAAGTTATACTGTTCTTTTCAGGATCAAGAGTTTTTGTATCTTATAATGGAGTATCTTCCCGGGGGTGACATGATGACATTACTGATGCGAAAGGATACTTTGACAGAGGACGAAGCTAGGTTTTATGTTGGGCAAACTGTCCTAGCCATTGAATCAATTCACAAGCATAATTATATTCACAG GGATATTAAGCCTGACAACTTGCTTCTTGATCGAAATGGTCATATGAAGCTTTCAGACTTTGGGTTGTGTAAACCTCTGGACCGTAGTAACTTTCCAGATCTCAGTGAGAATGAAAATGGAGATGGAAAAAATTCAAGAACTTTGGCGGGAGGTGTTCAGTATAATAACAAAACTAGTGCCCCAATGAGGTCACAGCAGGAACAATTGCTACACTGGAAAAATAACAGAAGAATGTTG GAAAAAAACAGTGAAATTCTCATTCTCCACAAAATCAAGATTATTCACTTTGCCTGCTAG